From Nicotiana tabacum cultivar K326 chromosome 22, ASM71507v2, whole genome shotgun sequence, one genomic window encodes:
- the LOC142176387 gene encoding uncharacterized protein LOC142176387, which translates to MWVNELPFKIAFFMWKIWKGKLPLDDYFRRLGYFMPSKCWCCSNPDEETTTHVFFRSYAARATWSYFLTNSGIAVEGLSLQQAILKCWTLQVLPRIKPIFQALPSIILWELWKRCNSYKHVDSVSVSRVIYQISSTLQALVKVRKPSIKNVPHKWPDLLKMLEHYTPSLKVTKVLWELPNPGWVKVNTDGVSRGNPGRSSIGFVIRDEEGDVKYALGKETLEVTNSVAEAIAIAIAEALKYCVEHGYTHILLQTNSMMLKNVIEGKCSAPWSVIEYVEEIKEIIQRWNVSVLHIMREGNQLADHLANYALDVGGIEAHNFEQLEVQGRKIVNSDKFQCPYLRIRVARS; encoded by the coding sequence ATGTGGGTGAACGAGCTTCCTTTTAAGATTGCATTTTTCATGTGGAAGATTTGGAAAGGCAAACTGCCTTTGGATGATTACTTCAGGAGACTTGGTTATTTCATGCCCTCAAAATGTTGGTGCTGTTCCAATCCGGATGAGGAAACCACAACTCATGTATTTTTCAGATCCTATGCTGCTCGTGCAACGTGGTCCTACTTTCTTACTAATTCAGGAATTGCTGTGGAAGGGTTGTCATTGCAGCAGGCTATACTCAAGTGTTGGACATTGCAAGTACTTCCAAGAATTAAACCTATATTTCAAGCCTTGCCATCTATCATTTTATGGGAGCTATGGAAGAGATGTAATAGCTACAAACATGTGGATTCTGTATCTGTTAGTCGAGTCATTTATCAGATATCATCTACTCTCCAAGCATTAGTGAAAGTAAGGAAGCCaagcattaaaaatgttccaCATAAGTGGCCTGACTTACTAAAAATGCTTGAACATTACACACCTAGTCTGAAAGTGACAAAGGTGTTATGGGAGTTACCTAATCCAGGTTGGGTAAAGGTCAATACAGATGGGGTATCGAGGGGTAACCCTGGTAGGAGCTCGATTGGATTTGTCATCAGAGATGAAGAAGGAGATGTTAAATATGCTCTAGGCAAAGAGACACTGGAAGTGACCAATTCTGTAGCTGAAGCTATTGCTATTGCTATTGCTGAGGCGTTAAAGTACTGTGTGGAGCATGGATATACACATATTTTGCTGCAGACAAACTCCATGATGTTGAAAAATGTAATAGAAGGAAAATGTAGTGCACCATGGTCAGTGATAGAATATGTGGAGGAAATTAAGGAGATTATTCAGAGATGGAATGTTTCTGTTTTGCACATTATGAGGGAAGGCAACCAACTAGCAGATCATTTAGCAAATTATGCTCTTGATGTTGGAGGCATAGAAGCACATAACTTTGAACAGTTGGAGGTACAAGGTAGAAAGATAGTAAATAGTGATAAATTTCAATGCCCATACTTAAGAATAAGAGTTGCAAGGAGTTAG
- the LOC107759286 gene encoding protein REGULATOR OF FATTY ACID COMPOSITION 3, chloroplastic, with translation MDSLLLTSSPDIGNLLSSSSPFSKYYPSISSANGHSSFFLYFLHKNPFLYKLRTSVVSSASNNNKKKKKSDSHSFVPKPDEATGPFPEAVLLRERKVQEDGRLLPEFADAEEKELFEALNLQLESDLNVEQMRHYEVVYLIHEDRADEVESVNTKVQEFLKEKKGKLWRFSDWGMRRLAYKIQKASRAHYILMNFELEAKWINDFKSMLDKDERVIRHLVMKQDKAETEDCPPPPEFHTLRAGTDDENEEDMDDFDNYEEDDLEGEDDIDDDTDGVILVDVDDNVDGRDSRNIQQINTHKIGQRKVSV, from the exons ATGGATTCCCTTCTTCTTACATCTTCCCCTGATATCGGAAATTTGCTCAGCTCTTCCTCTCCTTTCTCTAAATATTATCCTTCCATTTCTTCAGCAAATGGGCACTCTTCTTTCTTCCTATATTTTCTCCACAAGAACCCCTTCCTATATAAACTTAGGACCTCTGTTGTTTCTTCAGCATcaaacaacaacaagaaaaagaagaaatctgaTTCCCATAGTTTTGTTCCTAAACCCGATGAAGCCACTGGTCCTTTTCCTGAAGCTGTGCTCCTTAGAGAG AGGAAGGTCCAAGAGGACGGTAGACTTCTACCTGAGTTTGCAGATGCTGAAGAGA AGGAACTTTTTGAGGCTCTAAATCTGCAGCTGGAGAGTGATCTGAATGTGGAACAGA TGAGACACTATGAAGTGGTATATTTGATTCATGAGGATCGTGCAGACGAGGTCGAGAGTGTGAACACGAAAGTTCAAG aatttttgaaagagaagaaagggaagttgtGGAGATTCAGTGACTGGGGTATGCGTAGACTGGCATACAAGATTCAGAAAGCATCACGAGCTCATTacattttgatgaattttgagtTGGAAGCCAAATGGATTAACGATTTCAAGAGCATGCTTGACAAAGATGAGAGAGTGATACGACATCTAGTGATGAAGCAGGACAAGGCAGAAACAGAGGATTGTCCTCCTCCTCCTGAGTTCCATACCTTGCGTGCTGGTACGGATGATGAAAATGAAGAGGACATGGATGATTTTGATAACTATGAGGAAGACGATTTGGAGGGTGAGGATGACATTGATGATGATACTGATGGTGTTATTCTCGTGGATGTTGACGATAATGTAGATGGTAGGGACAGTAGAAACATTCAGCAAATTAATACACACAAGATAGGACAAAGGAAAGTGAGTGTGTGA